One stretch of Lacrimispora sphenoides DNA includes these proteins:
- the deoD gene encoding purine-nucleoside phosphorylase, which produces MAMKHTPTPHIDAKPGDIAESILLPGDPLRAKFIADNFLENVTQFNKTRGMLGYTGYFKGKRISVMGTGMGCPSIGIYSYELIHYYGVKNLIRIGTAGSMQPQVKLRDVIIAIGSCTETNYLATYQLPGDYSCTASYKLLRQAVQCAEEMDLPYHVGNILCTDAFYKPDLPKTGVSWADMGVLACEMESTALYANAAYGKANALCILTISDSPFEEEEISAEGRQNSFTRMMELALSII; this is translated from the coding sequence ATTGCTATGAAACACACGCCAACCCCTCATATTGATGCAAAACCGGGTGATATCGCAGAATCAATTCTGCTTCCGGGCGATCCGCTGCGGGCGAAGTTTATTGCTGACAACTTTCTGGAAAATGTAACACAGTTTAATAAGACAAGAGGAATGCTGGGATATACCGGTTACTTTAAGGGAAAACGGATATCGGTAATGGGAACTGGAATGGGCTGCCCGTCAATAGGGATCTATTCTTATGAGTTGATTCATTATTACGGCGTGAAGAATTTAATCCGCATCGGAACTGCTGGATCGATGCAGCCACAAGTAAAACTGCGGGATGTAATCATTGCCATCGGCAGTTGTACGGAGACGAACTATCTGGCAACATACCAGTTGCCGGGAGATTATTCCTGTACAGCGAGTTACAAATTGCTGCGTCAGGCAGTACAGTGCGCGGAAGAGATGGATCTGCCATATCATGTCGGCAATATTCTGTGCACAGATGCATTTTATAAACCGGATTTACCGAAAACAGGTGTATCGTGGGCAGATATGGGAGTTCTGGCGTGTGAGATGGAGTCTACTGCTCTTTATGCGAATGCGGCCTATGGAAAAGCAAATGCATTATGTATTTTAACGATTTCAGATTCGCCATTTGAAGAGGAAGAAATCTCTGCTGAAGGCAGGCAGAATTCTTTTACCAGGATGATGGAACTGGCACTTTCGATTATTTAA
- a CDS encoding ABC transporter permease, with product MSKTRRIETTVELVRILVAIGIAYGIALVTLFAISDDPVYVIRQFVLGPFSSVRRVGSIINLAIPFTFTGLCFCFVYAVNKFNLSGEGIFMFSGCIVSLTAISLGGAGLPTPVMLLILLAVGAIVGFLVSLIPAWLDVKFKANIVVVSLMLNSILAFLSIWVLKYFMRDPSIGSLGSYMIPESAKLPMIFGKFRVQSGFFVALIAVAFVGVLFYKTIFGYKMRVVGSNPNFAKASGINMNGTIILAQLVGGIFAGMGGTCEILGNYDRYKWVVSTQHGFDGLMVAVLARKNPILVPVAAILLAYIRIGADVVNSKGDIPIEFITVIQGIVILLVAAEEFMGRYKKKLIYKAAQKDMKMDREREAKEILAENAAEAGKESVE from the coding sequence ATGAGCAAAACAAGGCGAATAGAAACAACAGTCGAATTGGTGCGCATCCTTGTTGCTATCGGCATTGCTTATGGAATTGCACTCGTTACACTGTTTGCCATCAGTGATGATCCGGTCTACGTTATCAGGCAATTTGTATTAGGCCCGTTCTCTTCTGTGCGGAGAGTCGGAAGCATAATTAATCTGGCCATTCCGTTTACATTTACCGGATTATGTTTTTGTTTTGTATATGCAGTAAATAAGTTTAATCTCTCCGGTGAAGGCATTTTTATGTTTTCAGGGTGTATTGTTTCTCTGACTGCTATTTCATTAGGCGGAGCGGGCCTGCCGACGCCGGTTATGCTTTTGATCCTGCTGGCAGTTGGCGCAATCGTGGGGTTCTTAGTTTCCCTGATTCCGGCATGGTTGGATGTTAAGTTTAAGGCCAATATTGTGGTTGTCTCCCTGATGCTTAACAGCATTTTAGCATTTTTATCGATCTGGGTGCTGAAGTATTTCATGCGGGATCCGTCTATTGGTTCGCTGGGATCCTATATGATTCCGGAGTCGGCAAAGCTACCCATGATCTTTGGAAAGTTTCGCGTTCAGTCAGGATTCTTTGTTGCTTTGATCGCTGTGGCTTTCGTTGGAGTTTTGTTCTATAAGACCATTTTTGGATATAAGATGCGGGTTGTGGGAAGTAATCCGAATTTTGCCAAGGCTAGCGGTATCAACATGAACGGTACGATTATTCTGGCTCAATTAGTTGGCGGCATTTTTGCCGGTATGGGCGGTACGTGTGAGATTCTGGGCAATTATGATCGTTACAAATGGGTCGTTAGTACCCAGCATGGTTTTGATGGTCTGATGGTTGCCGTTCTGGCCAGAAAGAATCCGATTCTGGTTCCGGTAGCAGCGATTCTGCTGGCATATATCCGGATCGGTGCTGATGTTGTAAACTCCAAAGGTGATATTCCGATTGAGTTCATTACTGTTATCCAGGGAATCGTTATTCTTCTGGTAGCGGCTGAAGAATTCATGGGAAGATATAAGAAAAAACTAATCTATAAAGCGGCCCAGAAGGACATGAAGATGGACCGGGAAAGAGAAGCAAAGGAAATTTTGGCAGAAAATGCAGCAGAAGCCGGAAAGGAGAGCGTGGAGTAA
- a CDS encoding MATE family efflux transporter, translated as MSLVKRKDFPIIREAQFYSRILMLAVPIILQQFLRVSVDTADSIMLGRIDQLQMSAVSQAQQIFFIFYTLCNGFSAGCCVLIAQYWGRQGKEEIRILFATGIRAVAVFGTAISLLVLTFPQTFMRIYSSDPSIIELGTSYLRIAAFMYLPCGMSTMMFACCRGIEQVKISFIANVISYPINILLDYCMIFGKFGFPCMGIQGAALGAVIARLVEFTILVVFVFKKEKRIQMKVRDLLKSDKRLSRNFYLIGIPIVIHELIWSTGTTAGSAITGQMSISVVGGYNIANTFYQLVACVMNGILQACSVVIGKAIGSGLKKTEIKKQAYSVLVLGFAGGTMLGMIMILFGIPFTKLYRLTDETRAYAIQFMAILALIWPFSGVEMTGIIATLRAGGDGKTGLVTDIFTMWLITIPLASLGAFVFDWPAAVVIGIIKFNIVLEALVGVWRIRSMKWIRNLTSC; from the coding sequence ATGAGTTTAGTAAAAAGAAAAGACTTTCCAATTATTAGGGAGGCTCAGTTTTATTCCAGGATCCTAATGTTAGCGGTACCCATCATACTGCAACAATTTCTGCGGGTTAGTGTTGATACGGCAGACAGCATTATGCTGGGACGAATTGACCAGTTGCAAATGTCAGCAGTCTCCCAGGCGCAGCAGATATTTTTTATCTTTTATACGTTATGCAACGGCTTTTCAGCCGGATGCTGCGTACTGATTGCTCAATATTGGGGGCGCCAGGGCAAGGAAGAGATAAGAATACTATTTGCGACAGGTATCCGGGCAGTTGCCGTTTTCGGAACAGCGATCTCACTTCTGGTACTGACATTTCCACAGACATTTATGCGGATTTACAGCAGTGACCCTTCGATTATCGAACTGGGTACTTCTTATCTGCGGATCGCGGCTTTCATGTATCTTCCGTGTGGTATGAGTACTATGATGTTTGCTTGCTGCCGGGGGATTGAACAGGTTAAGATATCGTTTATTGCCAATGTGATTTCATATCCAATAAATATTTTGCTGGATTATTGTATGATTTTTGGTAAGTTCGGATTTCCTTGTATGGGGATTCAGGGGGCGGCCCTGGGAGCCGTGATTGCCAGATTGGTGGAATTTACTATCCTGGTAGTATTTGTCTTTAAAAAGGAAAAAAGAATTCAGATGAAAGTAAGAGATTTGCTGAAATCGGACAAACGGTTAAGTAGGAATTTTTACCTTATTGGTATTCCAATTGTTATCCATGAGCTGATCTGGTCAACGGGAACGACAGCGGGAAGTGCTATCACCGGGCAGATGAGCATCAGTGTAGTCGGCGGATATAATATTGCAAATACATTCTACCAATTGGTTGCCTGCGTTATGAATGGAATTTTACAAGCCTGCAGTGTTGTGATCGGTAAAGCGATCGGTTCGGGTCTAAAGAAGACGGAGATTAAAAAGCAGGCTTACAGTGTTCTGGTTCTTGGATTTGCCGGAGGAACGATGCTGGGGATGATAATGATTCTGTTTGGGATACCCTTTACAAAACTTTACCGGCTGACCGATGAGACCCGGGCTTATGCCATACAATTTATGGCGATTCTGGCACTGATCTGGCCGTTTTCCGGTGTGGAGATGACTGGAATCATTGCCACTTTGCGGGCCGGGGGAGACGGGAAGACAGGGCTGGTCACGGATATCTTCACGATGTGGTTGATTACCATACCGCTTGCATCATTAGGTGCTTTTGTTTTCGACTGGCCGGCTGCTGTGGTGATTGGAATCATTAAATTTAATATTGTATTAGAAGCACTGGTGGGAGTTTGGCGGATTCGATCCATGAAATGGATTCGCAACCTGACGTCGTGCTGA
- a CDS encoding ribokinase: MKLLNFGSMNIDYVYKVEHFVRKGETISSEYLNVFSGGKGLNQSIALARAGEEVYHAGAIGNEGEFLLEVLKRAGVNTGCITVLGEVQTGHAIIQNDSDGDNCIILFGGANQRISKEHVEQVLSGFCVGDFVVLQNEISELGYIISRAHEIGMTIVLNPSPMDHKVLELPLNLVNYFLVNEVEAASLAETSGESDEEVLVKLAAKFPDAKIVMTLGEKGSLYWDGQQIYRQEAVRAEAVDTTAAGDTYTGYFISGIMRDEKIEDVLHRASVASAIAVTRPGAASSIPERKEVEEMVKNKREGR; this comes from the coding sequence ATGAAGCTATTAAATTTTGGCTCTATGAACATTGATTATGTATATAAAGTAGAACACTTTGTGCGCAAAGGAGAGACCATATCTTCAGAATATTTAAATGTGTTCAGCGGCGGGAAGGGGTTAAATCAGTCTATTGCCCTGGCCAGAGCGGGGGAAGAAGTATATCATGCCGGAGCTATCGGGAATGAGGGCGAATTTTTGCTGGAGGTCCTTAAACGGGCGGGAGTGAATACAGGCTGTATTACAGTCCTGGGTGAAGTGCAGACCGGCCATGCGATCATTCAGAATGACAGTGATGGGGATAACTGCATCATTCTTTTTGGCGGAGCGAACCAAAGGATTAGTAAAGAACATGTTGAACAGGTTCTGTCTGGTTTTTGCGTTGGGGATTTTGTTGTTCTGCAAAATGAGATCAGTGAACTGGGATATATCATCAGCAGGGCACATGAAATAGGTATGACGATAGTACTGAATCCTTCTCCAATGGATCATAAGGTTTTAGAATTACCGTTAAACCTGGTAAATTACTTTCTGGTAAACGAGGTGGAAGCAGCGTCTTTGGCTGAAACATCGGGCGAAAGTGATGAAGAAGTGCTGGTAAAGCTGGCGGCGAAATTTCCTGATGCCAAAATAGTCATGACACTTGGGGAAAAAGGGTCTCTTTACTGGGATGGGCAGCAGATTTACCGCCAGGAGGCGGTAAGAGCGGAAGCGGTTGATACAACGGCGGCAGGAGATACATATACAGGATATTTTATCTCGGGAATCATGAGAGATGAAAAGATTGAGGATGTTTTGCATCGGGCGTCGGTTGCCTCGGCCATTGCAGTAACAAGGCCAGGAGCGGCATCATCAATTCCGGAACGAAAAGAAGTGGAAGAAATGGTAAAAAACAAAAGGGAAGGGAGATAA
- a CDS encoding ABC transporter permease, whose amino-acid sequence MFTIEWFANFGFSVLRLSTPLIFVALAAVINRKAGMLNMALEGMMLSAALAGVIFAGLSGNVWIGLLGAVIFGVLSGGVLAVSNLSGKTDLYLTCIAFNLVASGGTVFVMYLLTGEKAATSAAIKAYTIPSVAIPLIDKIPFLGQVLSGHNLLTYLAFLSIYLVWFFLYRTRLGLRMRAVGENPQAAASVGINVKKIGYISFLASGVLCGFAGAFMSMGWVSFFMKNMTNGRGYIGLSAMNIAGSNPIGTAVAAVFFGFSDALATTLKSQGTNFPTEFIEMIPYAATIFALVLINMIRINQRKRIEKGLKREGA is encoded by the coding sequence ATGTTTACAATAGAATGGTTTGCAAATTTTGGGTTTTCAGTACTGCGTTTGTCAACGCCGCTGATTTTTGTAGCATTGGCAGCGGTCATTAACCGGAAAGCCGGAATGCTTAACATGGCATTGGAAGGAATGATGCTTTCGGCAGCACTGGCAGGTGTAATTTTTGCCGGTCTTTCCGGGAATGTTTGGATCGGCTTACTTGGAGCGGTTATCTTTGGTGTACTTTCCGGCGGGGTACTGGCAGTGTCCAATCTGTCCGGTAAAACAGATCTTTATCTGACCTGTATAGCGTTTAACCTGGTTGCCAGCGGCGGCACAGTATTTGTCATGTATTTGCTGACCGGAGAAAAGGCGGCTACATCGGCAGCGATTAAGGCCTATACGATTCCCTCGGTGGCAATACCGCTAATTGATAAGATTCCGTTTTTAGGGCAGGTACTGTCGGGGCATAACCTGCTTACTTATCTGGCATTCTTGAGCATCTACTTGGTATGGTTTTTCCTGTATCGGACCCGGCTGGGACTCAGGATGCGGGCAGTTGGGGAAAACCCGCAGGCAGCGGCATCGGTGGGAATTAATGTAAAAAAGATTGGTTATATATCATTTCTGGCTTCAGGAGTGCTTTGCGGTTTTGCGGGAGCATTCATGTCGATGGGATGGGTTAGCTTCTTTATGAAGAATATGACAAACGGCAGAGGATATATCGGTTTGTCAGCCATGAATATTGCCGGTAGTAATCCGATTGGAACCGCGGTAGCAGCAGTTTTCTTTGGCTTTTCGGATGCCCTGGCTACTACGCTGAAAAGTCAGGGAACTAATTTTCCAACGGAGTTTATTGAAATGATTCCCTATGCGGCAACTATATTTGCCCTTGTATTGATTAATATGATACGAATCAATCAGAGGAAGCGGATCGAAAAAGGATTGAAGAGAGAAGGTGCATAA
- a CDS encoding BMP family ABC transporter substrate-binding protein: protein MKKGVKKVIAVVIATAMAAGLTACGSGGITKTSSAVDTGSQETKTESGAPAAKDGEKGRIAYIVGNLGDKSFNDSGEEGMKILRAEGWDCKTVEAGDETKADKWEDAMLDTIDEGYEYIVASSTYRDILIRLAKEYPEVKFVCFDDSMNQSEIPENLALIFYAQNEGSYMVGQLAAGMSKSKVVAVNVGMDNPVIADFVTGFVNGVQDYDPECKVVKATVGSWTDPAKMKELCLSQARDKKADVFYQVAGGAGGGLFEACKELNTWAIGVDSDQYQYYKNSENPELADVILTSMLKNVGDSFVSFFHDVEAGKDVWKKVNRLGLAESSVGYVDNDFFKESVPEEVRQNMKEAQSKIVSGEKSVKSYYDFADEAEYQAMLDSVAP from the coding sequence ATGAAAAAAGGTGTAAAGAAAGTAATTGCGGTTGTGATAGCCACGGCAATGGCAGCAGGTCTTACAGCTTGTGGTTCGGGAGGAATAACAAAAACATCAAGTGCAGTTGATACCGGAAGCCAGGAAACGAAAACCGAAAGTGGAGCTCCGGCTGCCAAAGACGGCGAAAAGGGGCGGATTGCCTATATTGTAGGAAATCTGGGGGACAAGTCTTTTAACGATTCCGGTGAAGAGGGAATGAAAATACTCCGTGCGGAAGGTTGGGATTGTAAGACGGTTGAAGCCGGCGATGAGACAAAAGCGGATAAATGGGAAGATGCCATGCTGGATACCATAGACGAAGGCTATGAATATATCGTGGCATCCTCTACGTATCGTGATATTTTGATCCGCTTGGCGAAGGAATATCCGGAGGTTAAGTTTGTATGTTTTGATGATTCTATGAATCAATCTGAGATACCGGAAAACCTGGCTCTTATTTTCTACGCCCAGAATGAGGGCTCTTACATGGTAGGACAGCTGGCAGCCGGTATGTCTAAATCAAAAGTTGTGGCAGTTAATGTAGGAATGGATAATCCGGTTATTGCTGACTTTGTCACCGGTTTTGTAAATGGTGTTCAGGATTACGATCCGGAGTGCAAAGTTGTTAAGGCAACCGTTGGTTCCTGGACGGATCCGGCCAAGATGAAAGAACTTTGTCTTTCTCAGGCAAGAGATAAAAAAGCTGATGTATTCTATCAGGTGGCCGGCGGAGCCGGCGGCGGTTTGTTTGAAGCTTGCAAAGAACTGAACACCTGGGCAATTGGTGTGGATTCTGATCAGTATCAGTATTATAAAAATTCCGAGAATCCGGAACTTGCCGATGTAATTTTAACCTCCATGCTGAAAAATGTCGGTGATTCTTTTGTATCATTTTTCCATGATGTTGAAGCTGGAAAAGATGTATGGAAGAAAGTAAACCGTCTGGGTCTGGCGGAAAGTTCCGTTGGATATGTTGATAATGATTTCTTCAAAGAATCCGTTCCGGAAGAAGTGCGTCAGAATATGAAAGAGGCACAGTCTAAGATCGTCAGCGGTGAAAAGTCAGTGAAATCTTACTATGATTTTGCGGATGAGGCCGAGTATCAGGCAATGCTTGACAGTGTAGCACCTTAA
- a CDS encoding GNAT family N-acetyltransferase, producing MENNTKVIQAIEEYCLRHPGAYEARPFGEYPICYKVMGKIFAQFNPEEKFYKITLKCVPDKASLYRQLYPGIVVRGYHCPPVQQPYWNTINLDDFFDLDMLFQMIDEAYDAVINKFSKKAKTELLTLSELEFKDTDGEDQDFAMLCNRLDSALDEIVGGKFQRSQYEQYNQRDCIHDVIVAYREGKPIGCGSFKMYDEDHAELKRIYVEPSYRNMGLGAEVVRRLEAKAKIKGYRWCILETGKPLEAACSMYKKAGYKIMPNYGQYADMPDSICMERKI from the coding sequence ATGGAGAACAATACAAAAGTAATTCAGGCGATAGAAGAATACTGTTTAAGGCACCCAGGTGCATATGAGGCAAGGCCATTTGGTGAATACCCAATCTGCTATAAGGTTATGGGAAAGATCTTTGCACAATTTAATCCTGAGGAAAAGTTTTACAAGATAACGTTAAAATGTGTGCCGGATAAAGCAAGTCTTTACCGGCAGCTTTATCCGGGGATTGTAGTACGCGGATATCACTGCCCGCCGGTTCAGCAGCCCTATTGGAATACCATTAACCTGGATGATTTCTTCGATCTGGACATGTTGTTTCAGATGATTGATGAAGCATATGATGCTGTAATAAATAAGTTCAGCAAAAAGGCAAAAACGGAGTTGTTAACTCTTTCTGAATTGGAGTTTAAGGATACGGATGGGGAAGATCAGGATTTTGCAATGCTTTGCAATCGATTGGACAGTGCCCTTGATGAAATCGTTGGGGGTAAATTTCAAAGAAGTCAGTATGAACAATACAATCAAAGAGATTGTATCCATGACGTGATTGTGGCATATCGGGAAGGGAAACCGATTGGGTGCGGTTCCTTTAAAATGTATGATGAAGATCATGCAGAGTTAAAACGAATTTATGTGGAACCATCGTATCGAAATATGGGATTGGGTGCAGAAGTGGTTCGAAGATTAGAGGCAAAGGCAAAGATCAAAGGATATCGATGGTGCATTTTAGAGACTGGTAAACCGTTAGAAGCAGCTTGTTCTATGTACAAAAAGGCAGGATACAAAATTATGCCGAACTATGGGCAGTACGCGGATATGCCTGATTCAATTTGTATGGAACGAAAAATCTAA
- a CDS encoding nucleoside hydrolase translates to MAKRTFIIDCDTGTDDAIAIIAALYSPEIELAAITSVNGNVSHQYTSQNNLNLMEYLSADIMVARGAEEPLFLRAPYYGDTHGQTGLGDIVLPTAVASDFAKENAIEVIRRKAEELNGELELLVIGPMTNIAIALSLYPDIAEKIKHIWFMGGAVKGGNVSNTSEFNIWVDPVAARLVLASGIPCTMVGLDVTELAIMNHQDAEILRSIGTRAALLTADILDYMFRRHEKGGEDAVMHDALALAAALCPQCLVCNDYFVDVECMDSYAVGHTAVDLRNKLGRKPNVKVAMDIHVDLFKEWLIGCIGNSREL, encoded by the coding sequence ATGGCAAAGAGAACATTTATTATTGACTGTGATACGGGTACTGATGATGCAATTGCGATTATAGCTGCTTTATACAGCCCGGAGATTGAACTGGCTGCTATTACTTCGGTAAATGGAAATGTATCGCACCAGTACACCTCACAGAATAATCTGAACCTGATGGAGTATCTTAGCGCTGATATTATGGTTGCCCGGGGAGCTGAGGAGCCCCTGTTTCTAAGAGCACCGTACTATGGTGATACTCACGGCCAGACAGGGCTTGGCGATATTGTACTTCCTACTGCTGTGGCTAGTGATTTTGCAAAAGAAAATGCAATTGAGGTGATCCGTCGGAAAGCAGAAGAACTGAATGGTGAGTTGGAACTGCTTGTCATTGGACCGATGACCAATATTGCTATTGCTCTTTCGCTTTATCCGGACATTGCAGAAAAGATCAAGCACATCTGGTTCATGGGCGGGGCGGTAAAAGGCGGGAATGTTTCCAACACGTCTGAATTTAATATCTGGGTGGACCCGGTAGCGGCCAGGCTGGTTTTAGCATCCGGGATTCCTTGCACTATGGTCGGTCTGGATGTGACGGAACTGGCAATTATGAATCATCAAGATGCAGAAATTTTAAGAAGTATAGGGACGAGAGCCGCGCTGCTGACAGCCGATATTCTGGATTATATGTTCAGACGGCATGAAAAAGGTGGCGAGGATGCGGTGATGCACGATGCCCTGGCCCTGGCGGCGGCGTTGTGTCCCCAGTGTCTGGTCTGTAATGATTACTTTGTCGATGTTGAGTGTATGGATTCTTATGCGGTGGGACATACCGCAGTAGATTTGAGAAATAAACTAGGTCGGAAGCCCAATGTGAAAGTAGCAATGGATATCCATGTCGATTTATTTAAGGAGTGGTTGATTGGCTGCATTGGTAACAGCCGTGAACTATGA
- a CDS encoding ABC transporter ATP-binding protein, which translates to MSGEVLRMENITKIYSNGFVANKGITFWLNEGEILALVGENGAGKTTLMKVLFGLENAQSGRVVVQEQEVQIQNTLDAIDKGIGMVHQHFMLVPSLTVAENVALGIEPMKKGTFDYNKAVEMTREVAEKYNFNIDPKMKVMDLSVGQMQKVEIMKVLIRGAKIIILDEPTAVLTPQETDELFEQLILLRKSGHSIIFISHKLEEVKRICSRVTVLRHGFCLGSYELEDMSEADISRLMVGRDVILRIDKEQPKPGEAVVHIKNLIKINEMGKTVLDGVSLDIRAGEVVGIAGVEGNGQSELSDVLSGLGIFSSGEVSINGTSISGKTVHQIRQLGLAFIPEDRMDFGCAGDMSIRDNIISDRYFQPQYRKGPFINRKYIDQIVDQCIKDFEIACDDRNQPVRMLSGGNIQKVVVAREFTSGSNFILANQPTRGIDVGAAEMIRKTIVRKSREEKTASLLISADLNEVLECSDRLLVMRKGKIVAAFKQANLVSEDELGEYMLGIKTMTAKEMEDVL; encoded by the coding sequence ATGTCTGGTGAAGTTTTGAGAATGGAGAACATTACTAAGATTTACAGTAATGGATTTGTCGCCAATAAGGGCATTACCTTTTGGCTGAATGAAGGAGAGATTCTGGCTCTGGTAGGAGAAAACGGAGCAGGAAAAACGACGTTGATGAAAGTTCTCTTCGGGTTGGAAAATGCCCAGTCCGGACGTGTTGTGGTACAAGAGCAGGAGGTTCAGATTCAAAATACACTGGATGCCATTGATAAAGGCATAGGAATGGTACATCAGCATTTTATGCTGGTGCCATCACTGACTGTAGCGGAGAATGTGGCTTTGGGAATCGAACCAATGAAAAAGGGAACCTTTGATTACAACAAAGCAGTGGAGATGACCAGAGAAGTAGCAGAAAAGTATAATTTTAATATTGATCCCAAGATGAAAGTGATGGACCTTTCGGTTGGTCAGATGCAGAAGGTTGAGATCATGAAAGTGTTGATTCGAGGAGCGAAAATTATCATTTTGGATGAACCGACGGCGGTCCTGACACCTCAGGAGACAGATGAATTGTTTGAACAGCTGATTCTGTTAAGGAAGAGCGGGCATTCGATTATCTTTATCTCACACAAGCTGGAAGAAGTAAAACGTATCTGCAGCCGTGTTACGGTTCTGCGCCATGGTTTTTGTCTGGGTAGTTATGAACTGGAGGATATGAGTGAAGCCGATATCTCAAGACTGATGGTTGGCCGGGATGTCATACTAAGGATTGATAAAGAACAGCCAAAGCCCGGGGAAGCTGTTGTACATATCAAAAATCTGATTAAGATCAACGAAATGGGAAAGACCGTACTAGATGGTGTCTCTCTTGATATTCGTGCGGGTGAAGTAGTAGGCATTGCCGGTGTAGAAGGAAATGGCCAGAGTGAACTTTCTGACGTATTATCAGGACTTGGTATCTTCTCTTCCGGTGAAGTATCCATTAACGGAACCAGCATATCAGGAAAAACTGTTCACCAGATCCGGCAGTTGGGGTTGGCATTTATTCCGGAAGACAGAATGGATTTTGGCTGTGCCGGAGATATGTCAATTCGGGATAATATCATATCGGACCGCTATTTTCAGCCGCAGTACCGGAAGGGCCCTTTTATTAACCGAAAATATATTGATCAGATTGTTGACCAGTGTATTAAAGATTTTGAAATAGCCTGTGATGATAGAAACCAGCCGGTACGGATGCTTTCCGGTGGTAATATCCAAAAGGTGGTGGTGGCCAGAGAGTTTACTTCCGGCAGCAATTTTATTCTGGCCAATCAGCCGACCAGGGGAATTGACGTTGGTGCAGCGGAAATGATTCGTAAGACAATTGTCCGTAAATCAAGGGAAGAAAAGACGGCTTCCCTGCTGATCTCAGCCGATTTGAATGAAGTACTGGAGTGTTCTGACAGGCTGCTGGTTATGCGGAAAGGGAAGATTGTGGCAGCATTTAAGCAGGCAAATCTCGTTTCGGAAGACGAATTGGGGGAATATATGCTGGGTATTAAAACAATGACAGCAAAAGAAATGGAGGATGTGCTATGA
- a CDS encoding nucleoside hydrolase, which yields METSKKVWIDCDPGIDDSFALLLAMKHLSVVGISAVGGNTGLDHTFRNARYVTELAGYGDIPVYAGYDMPMFAKPERAEYVHGSSGLGNIMVPSLKGEQQREHAVDALIDAFRCQTDMTLVTLGPLTNVAQALLKEPELKHKIPEIISMGGSVTTGNYNACAEFNIAVDPEAAKIVYESGIPIRMVGLNLCRQNSMTIAEVEQLKALPGLVAAAAADLLEYSVNQGRQSQLCDACAIAWLIDPAIITCALPMHVDVETKGEFTRGMTVCDYRDYIGMAPKEDIGREVCYPVDSSEKNVLAAMEFNKTRFKELLIQTIKSYEV from the coding sequence ATGGAAACGAGTAAGAAAGTATGGATTGACTGTGATCCAGGAATAGATGACAGTTTTGCGCTGCTTCTGGCAATGAAGCATCTTTCTGTTGTCGGGATTTCGGCGGTTGGGGGAAATACCGGACTTGATCATACGTTTCGCAATGCCAGATATGTGACGGAGCTGGCGGGGTATGGAGACATTCCAGTTTATGCCGGCTATGATATGCCGATGTTTGCAAAACCTGAACGGGCAGAATATGTTCATGGCAGCAGTGGATTAGGGAATATCATGGTTCCGAGCCTGAAGGGAGAGCAGCAAAGGGAACATGCGGTGGATGCGCTGATTGATGCTTTTCGCTGTCAGACAGACATGACGCTGGTGACGTTAGGACCATTGACTAATGTAGCACAGGCACTATTAAAGGAGCCGGAGTTAAAACATAAGATTCCGGAAATCATCTCCATGGGGGGCTCGGTTACAACTGGAAATTATAATGCCTGTGCAGAATTTAATATAGCTGTGGACCCGGAAGCAGCAAAAATTGTTTATGAATCCGGAATTCCAATCCGGATGGTTGGGCTTAACCTGTGCCGCCAGAATTCCATGACAATAGCTGAGGTGGAACAGCTTAAGGCGCTGCCGGGACTGGTAGCGGCAGCGGCAGCAGATTTACTGGAATATTCGGTCAATCAGGGGAGGCAATCGCAGCTGTGTGATGCTTGTGCGATAGCCTGGTTGATTGATCCGGCAATTATTACCTGTGCACTGCCAATGCATGTAGATGTGGAGACAAAGGGAGAGTTTACAAGAGGAATGACTGTCTGCGATTACCGTGATTATATAGGTATGGCGCCAAAGGAGGATATCGGAAGAGAAGTCTGCTATCCGGTAGATAGCAGTGAAAAGAATGTGCTTGCTGCAATGGAGTTTAATAAGACTCGTTTTAAAGAATTGCTAATCCAAACCATAAAAAGCTACGAGGTATAA